From a region of the Streptomyces tirandamycinicus genome:
- a CDS encoding lantibiotic dehydratase: MRTGRVGTTMPFMLRVAGLPVDSVRALRCPASRRWADDVLAETERLAAEGTRLGDLLHGLIGHNEDESSRRLLLALRRAVFNNRLPGEASSALAQVRAHDPDTAGMLENWVADRRALDARRSEGAALVARETGRARAALGRLAGEPRLRGGLLLASPTLDAQLDEWRGRLAADPDRTPGKRDRKIERSLLAYLYRTACKTSPFSTFTGVVPGEFAVGECAKVESAAGEFAVAEPAEEEPAPKEWAQGGSGRGGTPAGVGEDPASGARDALAVHVGDEWTGRARLNVAALGRLADAVTADPARRADLPLALAPGWGRVGDRVRYVRRWVTSGDEDTAVTFDAVRDRLFFLRRSGTLERLIALLEERGSLRHGELAAWLAADREATEAEAEQYLTALLDIGMVQVPGLRTAVHDTDPLRAFQDSLRLLGSDWATGLAERLDTPLSRVDRFAAATPGERRELLHGLRNDLHGVQTELGAGRGRVPQTVLYEDVAAGREVRLPLDAWTRSVAGSLGAVERVLPAFDLTLPQRITFKGFFLARHGRGGRCDDLLKLVHDFHEDFFDQYLSFTSRRTPFDAEGRYVPEENWLGLPELKALDAARQTFAEGMRGLWETRGSDGELAVGESLLAEVAAELEPVAPSFVPLSHHVQLAVPRDGGPLAVLNRSYGGVSFPFSRFADCFEGLEDRLLRRSVELCPDGAVLAEVTGGPVTSNLNLHGRLTEYEIVCPGERATLPEPYSLHLDDLHLVHDEVGDRLVLRSARLGREVVPVYLGYLVPLALPELPRTLLLLSPSSMSPLNVWGGVPGGDPVGGVTRRPRVRHGSVVLSRRSWSAPASALPPPGRGRTQEEWFLGWHSFRRAHRLPDRVFVTVTDGGARGATGAKPQYVDFDSPLSLAAFEATLRTAEARVVFREMLPDENGLHVSSARGRHVAELAVETTAVPTRPKGRR, encoded by the coding sequence ATGAGAACCGGAAGGGTGGGGACCACGATGCCGTTCATGCTCCGCGTCGCCGGGCTGCCCGTCGACAGCGTCCGCGCACTGCGTTGCCCGGCGAGCCGCCGCTGGGCCGACGACGTGCTCGCCGAGACCGAGCGGCTGGCCGCCGAGGGCACCCGCCTCGGCGACCTGCTGCACGGGCTGATCGGCCACAACGAGGACGAGTCGTCCCGGCGGCTGCTGCTCGCCCTGCGCCGCGCGGTGTTCAACAACCGGCTGCCCGGCGAGGCGAGCAGCGCTCTCGCGCAGGTCCGTGCGCACGACCCGGACACCGCGGGGATGCTGGAGAACTGGGTCGCCGACCGCCGCGCACTCGACGCCCGCCGGTCGGAGGGCGCCGCGCTGGTGGCCCGCGAGACCGGCCGTGCCCGGGCCGCCCTCGGGCGGCTGGCGGGGGAGCCGCGGCTGCGCGGCGGCCTGCTGCTGGCGTCCCCCACGCTCGACGCCCAACTCGACGAGTGGCGGGGGCGGCTGGCCGCCGACCCGGACCGTACGCCCGGCAAGCGGGACCGCAAGATCGAGCGCTCCCTGCTGGCGTACCTGTACCGCACGGCGTGCAAGACGAGCCCGTTCAGCACGTTCACCGGTGTGGTGCCGGGGGAGTTCGCGGTGGGGGAGTGCGCGAAGGTGGAGTCCGCGGCGGGGGAGTTCGCGGTGGCGGAGCCCGCGGAAGAGGAACCCGCGCCGAAGGAGTGGGCGCAGGGCGGTTCGGGGCGCGGCGGGACCCCGGCCGGCGTGGGCGAGGACCCGGCCTCCGGCGCCCGTGACGCCCTGGCCGTCCACGTCGGCGACGAGTGGACCGGCCGCGCCCGGCTCAACGTGGCCGCGCTCGGCCGCCTCGCCGACGCGGTCACCGCTGACCCGGCCCGGCGCGCCGATCTGCCTCTCGCCCTCGCGCCGGGCTGGGGCCGCGTCGGCGACCGGGTGCGCTATGTGCGCCGCTGGGTCACCTCCGGCGACGAGGACACCGCCGTCACCTTCGACGCCGTCCGCGACCGGTTGTTCTTCCTGCGGCGCAGCGGCACCCTGGAGCGGCTCATCGCGCTCCTGGAGGAGCGCGGCAGCCTCCGCCACGGGGAACTCGCCGCATGGCTCGCCGCCGACCGCGAAGCCACCGAGGCCGAGGCGGAGCAGTACCTGACCGCCCTGCTCGACATCGGCATGGTCCAGGTCCCCGGACTGCGCACCGCGGTCCACGACACCGATCCGCTGCGCGCCTTCCAGGACTCGCTCCGGCTCCTCGGCAGCGACTGGGCCACCGGACTCGCCGAACGCCTCGACACACCGCTGTCCCGCGTGGACCGCTTCGCCGCCGCGACGCCCGGCGAACGCCGCGAGCTGCTCCACGGCCTCCGGAACGACCTGCACGGTGTGCAGACGGAACTGGGTGCCGGGCGCGGCAGGGTGCCGCAGACGGTGCTGTACGAGGACGTCGCCGCGGGCCGGGAGGTGCGGCTGCCGCTCGACGCCTGGACGCGCTCGGTGGCGGGTTCGCTCGGCGCGGTCGAACGCGTCCTGCCCGCCTTCGACCTCACCCTGCCGCAGCGGATCACCTTCAAGGGGTTCTTCCTCGCCCGCCACGGCCGCGGCGGGCGCTGCGACGACCTGCTGAAACTCGTCCACGACTTCCACGAGGACTTCTTCGACCAGTACCTCTCCTTCACGTCCCGGCGAACCCCCTTCGACGCCGAGGGCCGTTACGTACCGGAGGAGAACTGGCTCGGTCTGCCCGAGCTCAAGGCCCTCGACGCCGCCCGCCAGACGTTCGCCGAGGGGATGCGCGGCCTGTGGGAGACCCGCGGAAGCGACGGGGAACTCGCCGTCGGGGAATCGCTGCTGGCCGAGGTCGCGGCCGAACTCGAACCGGTCGCACCGTCGTTCGTGCCCCTGAGCCACCACGTCCAGCTGGCCGTCCCCCGCGACGGCGGGCCGCTGGCGGTGCTCAACCGGTCGTACGGCGGGGTCTCGTTCCCGTTCAGCCGCTTCGCCGACTGCTTCGAGGGCCTGGAGGACCGGCTGCTGCGGCGCTCCGTCGAACTCTGCCCGGACGGAGCCGTCCTCGCCGAGGTCACCGGCGGTCCGGTCACCAGCAACCTCAACCTCCACGGACGGCTGACCGAGTACGAGATCGTCTGCCCCGGTGAGCGCGCCACCCTGCCCGAGCCGTACAGCCTCCACCTCGACGATCTGCACCTGGTGCACGACGAGGTCGGCGACCGGCTCGTCCTGCGGTCGGCCCGGCTCGGCCGCGAGGTCGTGCCCGTCTACCTCGGCTACCTCGTACCGCTCGCCCTGCCGGAGCTCCCCCGGACCCTGCTGCTGCTCTCACCGAGCTCCATGTCCCCGCTGAACGTGTGGGGCGGTGTGCCCGGGGGCGACCCCGTCGGCGGGGTCACCCGCAGACCCAGGGTCCGGCACGGCAGCGTCGTGCTCAGCCGGCGAAGCTGGAGCGCACCCGCCTCCGCTCTGCCGCCGCCCGGCAGGGGCCGGACTCAGGAGGAGTGGTTCCTGGGATGGCACTCCTTCCGGCGCGCCCACCGGCTCCCCGACCGGGTGTTCGTCACCGTGACGGACGGCGGGGCGCGCGGCGCGACCGGAGCGAAGCCGCAGTACGTCGACTTCGACAGCCCGCTGTCCCTCGCGGCGTTCGAGGCGACCCTCAGAACGGCGGAGGCCCGTGTGGTCTTCCGCGAGATGCTGCCCGACGAGAACGGACTGCACGTGTCGTCCGCGCGGGGCCGCCATGTCGCCGAACTGGCCGTGGAGACCACGGCCGTCCCCACCCGACCGAAGGGACGACGTTGA
- a CDS encoding lantibiotic dehydratase C-terminal domain-containing protein, giving the protein MARDWQATHVFYAANPRPMLLQCIRPLVAGLEADGLISGWFFINYWLEGPHVRLRLKPSSAQAAPEVRRRTEEALDAFLAERPALYEVDSGFLNDFYNTLFDIEFPGAERGHYTDAQGRMRLRPNNSRSAEPYEPEYGKYGGPAGVALAEWHFRHSSDLVVDAFRTKNLHLRTVLLGTSAQLMMVMSGTFLHGDTELADYLDSYYTFWHRAFPGTGFIGSEEYDRNYAAMAPSLAGHFTRVRAATRDGAPGRLPSFLAGWAEHCAELRTRAEKLATDGDLVFRSWDGARDEHVTDPAAALPLLLSPYMHMTNNRLHVTIRDEAYLAHVLSRALREPGPVREPGPGPGPGEAR; this is encoded by the coding sequence GTGGCCCGGGACTGGCAGGCCACCCATGTCTTCTACGCGGCCAACCCCCGGCCCATGCTCCTGCAGTGCATCAGGCCCCTGGTGGCCGGCCTGGAGGCGGACGGGCTGATCTCCGGCTGGTTCTTCATCAACTACTGGCTGGAGGGGCCGCACGTCCGGCTGCGGCTGAAGCCCTCCTCCGCGCAGGCCGCGCCGGAGGTACGCCGCCGTACCGAGGAGGCCTTGGACGCCTTCCTCGCCGAACGCCCCGCCCTCTACGAGGTCGACTCGGGCTTCCTCAACGACTTCTACAACACGCTGTTCGACATCGAGTTCCCCGGCGCGGAGCGTGGCCACTACACCGACGCCCAGGGCCGGATGCGGCTGCGCCCCAACAACTCCCGCAGCGCGGAGCCGTACGAGCCCGAGTACGGCAAGTACGGAGGCCCCGCGGGAGTCGCCCTCGCCGAATGGCACTTCCGCCACTCCAGCGACCTGGTCGTCGACGCCTTCCGCACCAAGAACCTGCATCTGCGCACGGTGCTGCTCGGCACGTCCGCACAGCTGATGATGGTCATGTCCGGCACGTTCCTCCACGGGGACACCGAGCTCGCCGACTACCTGGACAGCTACTACACCTTCTGGCACCGGGCCTTCCCCGGCACGGGGTTCATCGGCAGCGAGGAGTACGACCGCAACTACGCCGCCATGGCCCCCTCACTGGCCGGGCACTTCACCCGCGTCCGTGCCGCCACCCGCGACGGAGCACCGGGCAGACTGCCGTCGTTCCTGGCCGGCTGGGCCGAGCACTGCGCCGAACTGCGCACCCGCGCCGAGAAGCTGGCCACCGACGGCGACCTGGTGTTCCGCTCCTGGGACGGCGCGCGCGACGAACACGTCACCGACCCGGCGGCCGCACTCCCGCTGCTGCTCTCCCCGTACATGCACATGACCAACAATCGGCTGCACGTGACCATCAGGGACGAGGCGTACCTCGCGCACGTCCTGAGCCGCGCCCTGCGCGAGCCCGGACCCGTACGCGAGCCCGGACCCGGACCCGGCCCCGGGGAGGCGCGGTGA
- a CDS encoding peptidase M50, giving the protein MTAPAVPARYRPALRPGVLLSDPLLHGPDLVHLIKNTGSGKSFKVGPREHFLISRMDGTRTVEEIGADYAGRFGRRLGDSHWRSLLALLGSRDLLAGHSGATSAPGGRSAGSPVAPGGHTAGPRSTPASAQAPGSHSPLEAASRSTAPSGAEAPAVRGLLRGSVRLVADADATATRLHRTVRYLLSPAALLPLLALTAVMETTLVLRLGELLDATAALFTAPALLLAVATLLWLSTALHELAHGVLAHHHGGRVSEIGLRWRLPVVIMYCTVDDFLHLPGRRGRIATAAAGAAMNLLFLLPFFAVWALAPLDQATRQAVGALLLLGSVQAFTMLLPLPPLDGYRIAAQLLGATGLAASTAVYLRLLLRRDPAAARYPRRARRAYTAYGAAVALTLVLLAAAASAAVHHYLTTAP; this is encoded by the coding sequence GTGACCGCCCCGGCCGTACCGGCGCGCTACCGTCCCGCGCTCCGCCCCGGGGTGCTCCTCAGCGATCCGCTGCTCCACGGACCGGACCTCGTCCATCTGATCAAGAACACCGGGAGCGGAAAGTCCTTCAAGGTCGGCCCACGGGAACACTTCCTGATCTCCCGCATGGACGGCACCCGGACCGTGGAGGAGATCGGGGCCGACTACGCGGGGCGGTTCGGGCGGCGCCTCGGGGACTCCCACTGGCGGTCGCTGCTGGCACTCCTCGGCTCCCGCGACCTCCTCGCGGGCCACTCCGGTGCCACCTCCGCGCCGGGGGGCCGCTCTGCCGGATCCCCGGTCGCGCCGGGGGGCCACACGGCCGGTCCCCGCTCGACGCCGGCGTCCGCCCAAGCGCCCGGCTCCCACTCTCCCTTGGAGGCCGCGTCCCGCTCGACCGCCCCGTCCGGCGCCGAAGCGCCCGCCGTCCGGGGACTGCTGCGCGGCAGCGTCCGCCTCGTCGCGGACGCGGACGCGACCGCGACCCGGCTCCACCGCACCGTCCGGTACCTGCTCTCACCCGCCGCGCTGCTGCCGCTGCTGGCGCTGACCGCCGTCATGGAGACCACCCTGGTGCTGCGCCTCGGTGAGCTCCTCGACGCCACCGCCGCCCTGTTCACCGCCCCGGCACTCCTGCTCGCGGTCGCCACGCTGCTGTGGCTGAGTACCGCCCTGCACGAACTCGCCCACGGCGTCCTCGCGCACCACCACGGCGGCCGGGTGTCCGAGATAGGGCTGCGCTGGCGCCTTCCCGTGGTCATCATGTACTGCACCGTGGACGACTTCCTCCATCTGCCCGGAAGGCGAGGCAGAATCGCCACCGCCGCGGCGGGCGCCGCGATGAACCTGCTGTTCCTGCTGCCGTTCTTCGCCGTCTGGGCGCTCGCCCCGCTCGACCAGGCCACCCGGCAGGCGGTCGGCGCGCTCCTGCTGCTCGGCAGCGTGCAGGCGTTCACGATGCTGCTCCCGCTGCCGCCCCTCGACGGGTACCGGATCGCCGCCCAGCTCCTGGGCGCCACCGGACTCGCGGCTTCCACGGCCGTGTACCTGAGACTCCTGCTCCGGCGCGACCCGGCCGCCGCCCGCTACCCCCGGCGGGCCCGTCGCGCCTACACCGCCTACGGAGCGGCCGTCGCGCTGACCCTCGTCCTGCTCGCGGCCGCCGCTTCGGCCGCGGTCCACCACTACCTCACCACCGCGCCGTGA
- a CDS encoding ABC transporter ATP-binding protein has translation MPPTAGPQDDPAVVLDDVHKRYGAVQAVDGVSLTVPRGEFFGLLGPNGAGKTTLVEIMEGQRRADSGGIAVLGHSPWPRNPALLARIGVQTQSSAFFVRLTAREHLRTVAALYRVDDAAAERALASVGLTEHGGARVDDLSGGQRQRLAIASALVHQPELIFLDEPTAALDPQARRALWQVLRDLKGEGRTIVYTTHHLDEAEELCDRVAILVGGRVVALDSPGRLIEQGSPTTRLLVPAERLDLETARGIPGVERATLDGDSVVLETLDAGSVLAAVDAVAGLRGVRTRTAGLEDVYLQLTGVPEDPSA, from the coding sequence ATGCCCCCCACCGCCGGCCCGCAGGACGACCCCGCCGTCGTCCTTGACGACGTGCACAAGCGCTACGGCGCCGTCCAGGCCGTCGACGGCGTGTCCCTGACCGTCCCCCGCGGTGAGTTCTTCGGACTGCTCGGGCCCAACGGCGCCGGCAAGACGACCCTCGTGGAGATCATGGAGGGGCAGCGGCGTGCGGACTCGGGCGGCATCGCCGTCCTCGGGCACAGCCCCTGGCCCAGGAACCCGGCACTCCTCGCCCGCATAGGCGTCCAGACCCAGTCGTCCGCGTTCTTCGTCCGGCTCACCGCACGGGAGCACCTGCGCACGGTGGCCGCCCTGTACCGCGTGGACGACGCCGCCGCCGAGCGCGCGCTGGCCTCCGTCGGCCTCACCGAGCACGGCGGCGCCCGTGTCGACGACCTCTCCGGGGGGCAGCGGCAGCGGCTCGCCATCGCCTCCGCCCTGGTCCACCAACCCGAACTGATCTTCCTCGACGAGCCGACCGCGGCCCTCGATCCGCAGGCCCGCAGGGCGCTGTGGCAGGTGCTGCGCGATCTCAAGGGCGAAGGCCGCACCATCGTCTACACCACCCACCACCTCGACGAGGCCGAGGAGCTGTGCGATCGGGTGGCGATCCTCGTCGGCGGCCGTGTCGTCGCGCTGGACAGCCCGGGCAGGCTGATCGAGCAGGGCAGCCCGACCACCCGGCTGCTCGTTCCCGCCGAGCGGCTGGACCTGGAGACGGCCCGGGGCATCCCGGGTGTCGAACGCGCCACCCTCGACGGCGACTCGGTGGTGCTGGAGACCCTCGACGCCGGAAGCGTGCTCGCCGCGGTCGACGCCGTCGCGGGACTCCGCGGAGTCCGCACCCGCACCGCCGGACTGGAGGACGTCTATCTCCAGCTGACCGGCGTGCCTGAGGACCCCAGCGCGTAG